GTGGGGCAGGTGGGAGGCGGCTGAGATTTCCATCAACAACAGGTCTAAAACCAGCGATGGTGAGCTGGGTGATTTGGATGGAACCCCTGCCATACAGTCGATTAATATCATAATTGGAGCTAAAATTTAATCATGATGGCAATCATGAGTTCTGGGGCTTCTTGATTTGGGCCAGCAGACACACTCTCAATCACTATTTCTCCGAATCAGAGAAAGGATGCCTTCAGGCTGTGTCTTCACAGGGCTTTTCCTCTGTGCGTGGTGGAAAGAGAGAGCTCTGCGGGTCTCTTCTTGTTGTAAGGACACTGGCCCCAcgggattagggccccaccccaTGACACATTTAATCCTAATTACCTTCCCCACAGCCCTATTTCCAAACAGGGTATTAGTCACATtagggattagggcttcaacataggaattctGGGGGCAcacaattcagtctataacagAGGGAAAATagatttgagaagaaaaaagTCCAAAATATGCACAGTGGTAATATctgaagatgtgtgtgtgtgtgtgtttgtatgtgtgtttctattCTTGCATTTTCTAACTGTCCCCAGTGAGCATTTGTTACTTTCTAACTGAGAAGGTTACTTTAAACAGTGTCTTTAGCAGCAGCACTCCATGCCCTGGTGTAGCCTTTTCCTGGCAGATGTTCTCCAGGGCTCTGCCGCTCCGCCAGTGACTTATTCTCAGCATGaactcctcccctgccccctaaGAGGATCTCCAAACCCAGGTCACACTCCCCCTGCAGCTAAGTATAGGCGTTTGAGAACTGCTTTATTCTTCCAGGAACGGCTGGTCCCCTCAGCAGGGCCTTACAAGGTGGTTATGTCTAAATAAggcacctgaggccaggagatgtGAAATGGTCCATCTAATACCATGGAGTGAGTTAAACACAGAGCAGGACTGGAACCCGTGCTTCCAATTCCCCATCCAGTTTTAAggcaatcttttcttttctttctttctttctttctttcttttttttttttttgttttttttgagacaaagtctcactctgtcacccaggctggagtgcagtggtgtgatcttggcttcactgcaacctctgcctcccgggttcaagcgattctcctgcctcagcctcccaagtagctgggatttcaggtgcccgccaccatgcctggctactttttgtatttttagtagagacaaggtttcactatgttggccaggctgatctcaaactcctgacctcaagtgatctgcccgcctcagcttcgcaaagtgctgggattacaggtgtgagccactgcacctggcaaggcaacgttttttttttttttttggtagaaaatcTTTGAACTTCATATAGACGGTATTAATGTGGGTGAGTTCAGAGCCATGTGTAAAGTTCCAGGAGGGGAGTGCTTGCTGGCTTCTCCCTTATTCCCTTATCCCTCTGCCAGATCCATGCCCCAgccactttctgtttctcttctctgGATAAAACTATCATTCATCTTCACCTATTTCTATTTTCATGGATTACTGTCTCATTCATCTCAAGTAGCTCAAGTGAATGGCTATTTCTCCACTGGATACAGGAGGACTGAGGGTGACCTGACCCTCATGGTGTGCTTGCTTATTTGAATGTCTGATGGTTTTATTGGTGTAGTCCTGCTGGAGCAGAAAGAATATCTGTTAGGAGCTTGCCTCTGGGCTCTGGTTCTAACTGTGCCCCAAACTCATCGTAGCCTTAGGCAATTCTCTtgtccctctgggcctcagttaaCCCATCTGGAAAATAATGGGTCTGAATTTAATACCTTGAGTATCATCTAGCTGTGACATACTACAACTCAGGCAAGAAGCAAATTCTCCTAACACTCCATACTCCCATCCAGTGTTCTCTGACGTCCTTCCCCAAGAGCTGTGGTACCCTACCCCGCCCACATTATGTGAGGCATTGTAGCACATAGGTTAGAAGTGTGGtctctgggccgggtgtggtggctcatgcctgtaatcccaacactttgggaggccgaggtgggtggatcacgaggtcaagagatcaagaccatcctggctaacacagtgaaaccccgtctctactaaaagtacaaaaaattagctgggtgtggtggcacacgtctgtcgtaccagctacttgggaggctgaggcaggagaatcacttgaacctgggaggcggaggttgcagtgagctgagatcgtgccactgcactccagcctgggcaacagacgagactccatctcaaaaaaaaaaaaagtgtggtctCTGGAGCCAGACCTAAGAATCCAATTCAGACTCTCTTACTTACTGACTGTGTaacttggacaaattacttagcATTTAGCATctctatttaattataaaatgagcATATTAACACTTACTTCctagggctgttgtgaagataaaCCGAGTTGAGGTATGACAGTACCTAGCATGTAGTAAGCATCATTAAAtggcatctgttgtttttatgtATTGTAGAGAAGAAAGTTTCGTGCATCTCTTGAAATTTCTGAGGACAGTGAAGCCACAGCTGGGAAAGTCTCAGGGAGCCAGGAGTTGCTAGTCCCCTGCTTTGCATACTCAAAATTGCTGCAAAGGGGCTATAGCAGGgggagacattttttaaaaatcccagttATTGCTATTCCTCATGAGTATGTATATATCACCTGGCATCAGTACTCTGCATAGAAAGAAGCATAGCTAAAGAAAAGACACTTTGCTTTTAATATACCAGCTGTTTTCAGGGGAATAGGGTGGATGGGGATAGGGAGTACTGGCCCTCTGTCCTCAGGCCTCCCTGTCACCAGCTCAATCACGTCTATCTTACAAATCCCCATCTAGCAGGAAGCCTGCTCTGCCCTTGGACTATAGACCTGAAGGGCTGTTGTAAGTTACAGTGTTCCCAGTGGAAGGAGGACAGTACTTAAAGTTACAAGATGTGGGTTCTGTTCTTAGTTCTTATGGCCTGTCAGCTGGGGAACTCCCAGCTAGTAGTCTCATCtttgaacttcttttttctttttttttttcctcaagacggagtctcgctctgtcaccaggctagagtgcagtgacacgatcttggctcactgcaacctctgcctcccgagttcaagctattctcctgcctcagcctcccaagtagctgggattacaggtgcccaccaccacgcccggctaatttttgtatttttagtagagacagggtttcgccatgttggccaggctggtcttgaactcctgacctcaagtcagccactgcgcctagccctcATCCTTGAACTTCAAATTTCCACCCCACCTCACTCCCACAGGCTtataccagttgttcctttttctctattcttatgCAGGAAATGGCCTGAGGTCCAGGAGTCCCCTTGGTCCCCTTTTTCCCTCACTCTCAACATTCAATTAGTCTTCACATCTACAGCCGACAATTgtaacttcttttctttactcCATTATTTCTTAGGTGAAAACAGGAGCTTCTATGTGGTCTTCTTTTTTCTAAAAACTAATTCAGAACTCTAGCGTGTTTAGATCTTCCTTACTTAAAACCCTTTCCTGGTCCCCATAACCTGCTGAAGAAATCCTAAGCTCCCTGGCTTGACCTCTGTCTACATTTCTCTGATCTCTTCCAGCTCTTTCTCTGTATCCTAGCAATACCCAACTACTTGCAATTCCCAAACAGGGTACACACTGTACTAGTTGTTCCTGCAAGAGACAGGAACACACATCCCCCCACACTagcttaacaaaacaaaaaatgtatttctctctcATGCAAAAGAAGTCCAAAGGTAGACATTCCAAAGTTAATATGGTGTTCCACTGTCAGAATCCAAGGTCTTTCTACTTTGTGGGTTTACAGTTCTCAGCATATGACTTCCACTTCATGGTCCAAAATGACGGCTcaagctccagccatcacatccaCATTTCAGCCAGCAGGAAGAAGGAACAAGGAAAGGCGTAACCTTGCCTCTAAGGATAGTTCCTGGAAGTTACACTTGCTTACATACCATTGGCCAGAATTAGTCACCCAGCCATATTTATCTATAAGAGAGGctatgaaatttttttatttcagggaGTCTATTTTAGGTTGCCATGTGCAAAAGTAAAAACCAGAGGTGTTGGtggtcaaagaagaaatggagaatgGATACTGGGTAACATCTAGCAGTCTCtgccacacactcacacatttaGGGGTTTGCACTTGGTTCCCTTTGTCTCAGACATCCCCTCTCTCATGCTTATAGTCTCTGCTTGGCATCTTCTTTTCTGCCCCCTAAcacttgctcatttttttttttttttttttttgagatggagtctcactctgttgccaggctggagtgcagtggtgcaatcttggctcactacaacctccgcctcctgggttcaagtgattctcctgcctcagcctccagagtagctgggactacaggcacccgccaccatgcccggctaatgtttgtattttcagtagagacggggtttcaccatgttggccaggatggtctcaatctcttgacctcgtgatccacccgcctcagcctcccaaagtgctgggattacaggcgtgagccaccgcacctggcccaacaCTCGCTCACCTTATGGCCATCCTCATACTACCTCTGTTGTTGCACCATCACAGCGTGTTAACCACCACCCTGTGACCTCCCGGAGGGCAGggactgtatctttcctttggCTCCTTAGCACCCAGTATAGCTGCACAATCTCCAGCCAAGGTAGACCAACCACCAATATTTCTTGTCTCAAAGATATATTGAGGAAATGAGAGTATATTCTTCAGGCTTCCAGGAACTTCCTTACATCTGTAGGAAGGTATGGGCATGGGGATAGCTCAGCGATTGTAGAGGCTCGTGGCAGACTGCTATTCTTTCGGTTGCACACAGGCCGTCTCTCTTGCCATAGTTTTTTCCAGATACTGCAGTGACATTGATTAGGTCTCAGCCTTGGCAATGTAGGCCGAAGTGGAGAGGGATCATTGTCATGATTCTTGCTTTCATTTCAGtcagttcttgatttgatttctGCCATTTATTCCTCTCAATTTTTACCTGGGCAACATCATCTCTCGCCTGCTTTTTAAGGTGAATGTTGACAGCTGATTTCATATATGAGTTCTGGCTTTCTTAAGAGGGACATGGCTCCCTTCATTCTTAAGCCTTTGGGgctacttttctttctcattcactcATGATCTCCATTTGATCCGCAAGACAGCTCATGTTTGAGAGAGCAGAGCAAATgtgttattcccatttcacaggtaagaaaatgagggccggccgggcgcggtggcttacgcctgtaatcctagcactttgggaggctgaggcgggcagatcacgaggtcaggagattgagaccatcctggccaacaaggtgaaaccccatctctactaaaaatacaaaaaaaaaaaaaaattagcagggcatggtggcgggcatctgtagtcccagctgctcggaggctgaggcaggagaatggcgtgaacccgggatgtggagcttgcagtgagccgagatcgcgccactgcactccagcctgggcaacacagcgagactccgcctcaaaaaaaaaaaaaaaaaaacaagaaaatgagggCCTAGTAAGAGTACTCTATTTGCTCAAGATCATAGGAAAGTTAGTGGGAAAGCCAAGAGTTGATCCTGGATCCTTTTGTTTCCAAGACCAGTatcttttgcaaatacttttctttattttgataaataattaacatttacatgcattattttccCCCAGAGTTTGAATTCTTTCTTAGGATAGATTCCTAAACGTGGAAGTATTGAGTCAAAGAGTATAAATATGCTTAAAAAAAATGCTCTTAATacattttgcagaattcttcaaGCAAGGTTGTCACACTCATGTTTAAGGCAGGTATAACTACCCATGTGCAGGCCAGCCCAGGAGCCAGTGTGGTGGGGAGAGGCCATAGCCAGCCATAGCTGGTTCCCTCAGCCAGCAGAGACACACATGAGCTTCTCACCAGCTCAGTGAGGGTCTTCTGTTGGGAGGTGTGCATTTTTGCATGCACTCTGGCCTCTCCACACAAACTGAATATTTCACGTGGTGCTCAAGCACAAGCACAGCCATCTGTTCCGTGCTGCAGAAACTATTGGCTGTGTTGGACTTCATGAGAGATCCTATGTCAGTCTCCATCATGATGTATATGTAGTGTACTGGACTCTCTAGGTGACTGAAAGGATTCCAGAGATAATTTTGATTATATGAGTCTCTGACTTCAGCTTCCATTCTTGTGACCACCACACAAGGTGTGACTCCAGGAGGCTGGGATGTCACGCTATTTTCACTGTACCCTTGCCCCCGTAATCTCAAAGCCTGACTGGATGGAACCCTTTCTGTTCTATGGCTAGTGGCTTGTGATAAATGTCCTTTCAGGTCAACACAGTGCAGGCTGGCATCTTTACCTTTCTGTCACCGAAGTTAAGTGCTGCACCAGAACTTAGAAGCCTCATGGGGCTCTGAGGCCTCAGGCTGTACCTTGTGCTATGTCAGCTATTACTTCATGTCAAACATTTGCGTATGAATGTTCAGGGGACAGCTTATCTCTTTCTTCCTGCAGTTGGTTACCACAGAGAAGCGCTTCCTCAAAGACAGTTTGTACAATGAAGGAATCCTAATTGTATGGGACCCATCTGTATACCATTCAGATATCCCAAAGGTAAGTGGGTGTCCATGGGAAATAGGGGTTGGGTTTCCTGTCTGTCTACAGATTTTCCTGATTTCCTAGGTTTTTAAAGTCATGGCTGACATTGGCTATCCCTAAAGGCTGGGTATTTGAGTTTTAGGGTATCCCATTTCATCTGGACTAGCAGATTCAGAAGTATTCCTGTCCTATGCCAGCTACTCTCCTTGCCGTGCCAGGCACTGCCAGGCATTGTCTCCCAGTTATATTATTTACTGGGATAGTGGCTGGAGTTCCCAACATCTGGGGTAGATTGTTCATTAATGCAATTATTCCTAATGAGCATCAGCAGAACTCGAGAGTAGTTGCCGTTACTCCTGTAAATAATATTAGCACACTTTTATCTCACACTTCCAATATCCAGAATTCTTCCCATTTACACTCTCATAACAATTTAAGGAGATAGATGGAAGCGTggttgttcccattttacagatggggaaattggaATGTGGAGAATGAAAGTTCCCCATTCCAATAGGGCTTGATTTACTAAGCAGAAGGCGCAGATCTGCAACAGCATCTCTTTCCGGGGAAGGAGACATGAGTGGCAGACCTGCTGGATTCTAACCTCTCTGGAATAGTCCTCTCACTGTTAATGCATGTCAGTTGACCTCTCCTTGATACAGGCTGCTGTGGCCTCAGGAGCATGACTCCTGAGAAGGGCAGAGAGCACTGATCTTGGGACACTTAACTCTTAAGTTGGATCTACCAATGCCTGACAGGCTCTGGTGACCCCTGGCACCCTCACTCTCTTGACTTTCAACAGTTTTGCACTGATCTCACTTAGAACTCAAATTTGCCTAGGTCAGGACAAGGACTCTGAACCCATAGATGTCCTATGCTCTAGTTTTCTCCCCTTTAAAAATGAGAGATGGGGCCAGATGGTACCTGGGGCTCTTTTCAGCTCTGATAGTGTTCCCGGACTCTGATCCTGAAGCCTGAAGCTGATCTTGGGTCGCCAAGCTCAACTCTCCCCCAAAGCACAGGCTATAGGCTAGGCCCTACCCTGCTATCCAGCAAAACCTGTGGCTGGAAGAGAAGCCTGTAGTCTGCTGCAAGAAAAGGGCTGTGCCTCAGGAGCAACCTTGTTGGTCCTTTCCCCTCCTCACGTCCACTGATGAGGATGACTCCTGGGGGGAGCAGCTCACTGGCCCATTTCTCCCTTGAGAGgaccaattctttctttttcagtggTACCAGAATCCAGattataatttctttaataaCTACAAGAGTTATCGTAAGCTGCACCCCAATCAGCCATTTTACATCCTCAAGCCCCAGATGCCTTGGGAGCTATGGGATATTCTTCAAGAAATCTCCCCAGAAGAGATTCAGCCAAACCCCCCATCCTCTGGGATGCTTGGTGAGTTCATGTCGGGGAAAAGACCTTGCATGTTTGTTTCTAGAAGAGATGAGGTTTTTTTCTGgggtctcattcattcattcgttcgttCGTTTGTTCACTAAACAATTGCTAGGATTTTGCTCTGCTTGTAGACGTGCCAAGTTCTATCTAAAATACAGAGGGAAATAAGATAGAATCCTTTTTCCTGAGGGCATCTATTGGGGAGGTCAATCAGATGTCTGAGGCAATATTCAATTTGTGCCAGAAGGGAGAGACAACCTGGTGTCACAGGAGGGAGGACACCTTCTAGCTGGACAGTCGCATATAGCCTCATGGAGGGAGTAGCGTTCGGTAGGCTTTGGAGAGGGGAGAATTTGGCAGAGGAAGATGGAGGGAAGGGAAGCCGTGAACAGGGAGGGAGGCGGGAAAATGAGGAGCGGGGCTGCACCTCAGATGAGGGGAGCAAGGCACTTTTCTCAGGTGTACAATTTAAGGGGGTACCCCTTAAAAACTCAGTCATCAAGATTAATAATATTTCCCTACAGTATCTTCAGAAAACacaattaatgtaaaaattatgatgagtgaaatatcaaatatttaaataaagatagGATCAGTAACGGTGCTGTGCAGAGTTTATTGGAACAATGCTGGCCAGGGGCCCTCTTCTTGGATTTTCTCCACACCTCATCAAACAGACTGCGGAGTGCTCCTGTTCCAGCTGTCCCTTTGCCCAGCTAAGGGAAGAAAAGtcttccctcccccaacactgttTCATGCAAGTGCTGTAGGAAAAATCTGCTCCCAAATAGCACCATCCAAGAGGTTCTGCAGGATGTCACAGTGCTAGAAAGTGCTAACTGCACATGATACCACTGTCTCCTCAGTCAGCTCAGTAATCTTGTCCTCTTTCTCCAAATAAATTATTCCATGGATACATTCATTGGCTAATTGATGGAGTCATTTAATCTACTAGCATTTAGGGAGGATCTGTTATTCACCAGGCCCTGGCCTAGGTACTGGGGATTCAAGGGTGTATAACCCTCACACAGCCCTGCATCCTAAGGAACACTGCTGGGCTTGGCTTGCTGAAACTTAGATTGGGAATCAGTCATAAATAGAAACTCCAGAGGGAAAGCTCTCCAAATTTGGGGTAATGAGCTGCCGGACCCACTGGGCAGGGCTCTGGGGTGGGATGTCAGGCATGACTCACCTCTGCTGCCCTCTCCAGGTATCATCATCATGATGACGCTGTGTGACCAGGTGGATATTTATGAGTTCCTCCCATCCAAGCGCAAGACTGACGTGTGCTACTACTATCAGAAGTTCTTCGATAGTGCCTGCACGATGGGTGCCTACCACCCGCTGCTCTATGAGAAGAATTTGGTGAAGCATCTCAACCAGGGCACAGATGAGGACATCTACCTGCTTGGAAAAGCCACACTGCCTGGATTCCGGACCATTCACTGCTAAGCACAGGCTCCTCACTCTTCTCCATCAGGCATTAAATGAATGGTCTCTTGTTCCCCCCGGCCTGGGAAGAACATTTTCCTGAACAATTCCAGCCTGCTCCTTTTACTCTAGGGGCCTCTGTCAGCAAGAGCACGGGGGCTTCAAGAGCCTGTGGTCAGGAAATCAGGTCCAGCCTTCCCTGTAGCCAGACAGTTTATGAGCCCAGAGCCTCCCGCCACACACATGCAGATATATCTAGCATTCTTTCCAGACAGCATCCTCCCCACCTTCCACCGTGGTAGATGCAAGATCTACCTCTCCCATCAGGGCTGCCAAAGCTGGGCTTTGTTTTTCCCAACAGAATGATGCCATTCTCACAAACCAATGCTCTATATTGCGTGAAGTCTCCATCTAAATATTGATTTCACGTTTTAAAGAAATTCTCCCAAATTACAATTGTGCCCAATGCAGGGTGGCTCTGGGGGGCAAGTAGGTGGTACAGGGGATTGGAAACATGCGCCGTGCCTCCAGAAAAAAGTTGCTCCCGAGGTCCATGCCCCTGGAACGTGTTCCTATCACTCTGGCTGGTTGGGCTGGTCCTTAGACTGCGTGCTTATGATTAAAGGGTCTTAGTTAGCCCACTTTCCCTCTCCATGTGGAGATGGAAGGTAGAGAAGGATACAGTGTCTGTCCTCAAGTTGCTACGATTCAGTGAGAGAGGCAGACATCTGAACAGGCAGGTAGGATTCAGTGTGCTCAGTGCACTGGGGATTTGGAGAGAGATGGGCTTGCTCTCTCTGTGCACCCAGGAGGGCCACGCACTCAAACTGTGTTTGTGGATCAGAGAAGGCTTTATAGCACGGGGCATTCAGATGAGTcttagaggaagagaagaaacatGGCAAGCAGATTACATTTGAGCCATTTGAATTgcgtttttctttcttcccacgTTTATTTTCTAAGATCTACCTGAACTTAGAGACTCAAGATATGTTTTTAGGAAACCTCCTACCCATGTCTGAGGTAGCAAGTGCAGCCTCATGACAGATACCAGGCAATCCAGAGCCACAAAACCTGATTTCTCCAGGCTGTGCCTGGCCTGACCCGACCCTATCCTGTCAGCTGGGTTTGCATACCACAGTcccattcttccttttcaatacCTACCCCCAAATCTTCTCCTAACCaccatctgtttttttgtttgtttgtttgttttttttaaggattttttgctttaaaagcaTCTTGACCCCAATTTCTTTGAGCTCACGGGCCTTTTTCCGAAGGTCTCTCAGGGTGTAGTGGTGTGGCTCTCTGGACTTACGTCACTCTCAGAGGTCAGAACCTTGGAGATCAGAACTGATTCTCATCAGGTGTGAGAGGTGTGATAGCACATTGCAATGCTCTGCACCTCTTCCTTGCAAGTGAGCAACTTCAGGCTCTCTGGGCAAGGGCTGGCCCACTGTAGTTTGCAAACATGCTCTCCAGATGGTTTTACTAAGTCTGCTCTCCCTGATAGGGAATCCTGCTGGACCAGCGCAGCCCTGGTGTGGAGAGGTTAAGAGACTTGCACAAGATCACCAAGTCATGCTGTAGAGCCAGGGTTCCTAGACCCAGGGCTCTGCACTCTCAAGGCTGGCCCCATGTGCTCAAGGGGATCTAATGTTTGGGCTCCAAGCCAACCATCTCGGAGCTGGGATCCTTATTTACTGCCAAACCCTCAGCTTATGTAGCTAGAAAGGGCCCTGGAGTGAGAAGGCCTGGATTTTCAAATTGATGCTCCCCTACTGACTAGCTGTGCCACTCTGGGCAAATGCTCTTCCTTGAGCCTCTGTTTCCAcacctgtaaagtggggatgatgATCCTATCTCACAGaggtgttgtgaggattacaggAAAGCACCTGTCCTGGCTCTGTacctggcacgtagtaggtgctcagttcATGCTGGTTTCCTTCCTGCCTTTAGTAGGGACCTGCTCTGTGCTCACACCTCGGCTGCATTCACCCTGCTGTGATGGAGGCTAGTGCGGAAGAGGTCCTGTCCTCAGGGAATTAACTGTCTTATTGGGAGACAACAACTATCCTCCTTGGAACACCTAAGAAACCATGCAAAGCAGTGGACAAAACAGAACGCACCCTCCTCCTCACTGCCTGCAGCTCCAGTCTGATTCTGCTTGGGAATGGGCGGAGCACGTGGGCTGCTTAACTGCTGTATAGGACAAGCCCCTTACCCCTCTCTGGGCCCATGAATTCCTGGCTTGGTTTATGTTCTGATTTGACACACTCATTTTAATCTTCGAATCATGACCACTGAGTGCAGAGGAGGTGGCATTCTGACAGCAGGACATACATGTTGGTGTGGAGACTGGGACGACACTGGGTAGAAtctagtttttaattattattaatataaaggatcaaattaatttaaatatgattCTGAAGTCTACAGAACTTTTAGTTCTGTGCTGTCTATATGTGGACACTTTGGTAAAATGCAAATTATGATATGGACGTTATCATTGGTCTGGTGAGATGTTTCGTATTTGtgacagttaatttaaaaattatgacttaATGCTGCCTCTGTCTATGGGGTTCTGTCTTCTTTGATAGCCATCTATTCATCTGGATCATGGGACCCTCTCTAATCCTTCCACCAATCAAATAAGCGATTGCTATTGGTTTGGAGTTGAGACATCAGTCTCAGAAACTTCTGAAAAATGCCTAAGCTAATAATTACCCAAGGAttatgtcaaattttaaaataaatgtgtgtgtttctttaagCTGCTTCTCTCTTCTTATTTGCTAAACGAACAACTGCTGATTGCCAACTTTTATCTTCAAAGAGGACACAACTGAGATCCTGAATCCCCCAGTCCTTACCCACTAGCTCCTCTAGCCTTAGACTTAACTCTTCAGTACTCCAGGAAAAGAAATGTGAACTTCATTGGAAGGATCACCTCTTTGAAATATTCACtggtttactgatttttttatttttactttttgctctTGCCTAGATTCACATAACTAACCTGTTGCATCAAAGAAGAGATGGAGTCGGGCAGAAAGCAGAACATAAGGAAGATCCTTCCCTCAGTTTCCAAAACTCTAAAATCCTTAAATGAATGATGTCTTAAAAGGACTTAAAATGTTTGGACACAAATCTTGAGAAGGAGCCTGAGTTAGGGGAGAGAGGATAATTCCTTTCTCCTGTGAACTGCCCACCCCCTTGTTacaggttgaattgtgtccccccgaGATTCGGATgtctgaagtcctaacccccagtacctcagaatatgaccttatttggaaatagggtcattgtagatgtaattagttaagatgaggtcatattggaaTAGGTTAGgcccctactccagtatgactggtgtccttttgaaatgtggaaatttggagataggcatgcacacagggagaacaccacGAAGGCTGAGCTCACAGAGATA
This window of the Nomascus leucogenys isolate Asia chromosome 11, Asia_NLE_v1, whole genome shotgun sequence genome carries:
- the ST6GAL1 gene encoding beta-galactoside alpha-2,6-sialyltransferase 1 isoform X3 — translated: MNSQLVTTEKRFLKDSLYNEGILIVWDPSVYHSDIPKWYQNPDYNFFNNYKSYRKLHPNQPFYILKPQMPWELWDILQEISPEEIQPNPPSSGMLGIIIMMTLCDQVDIYEFLPSKRKTDVCYYYQKFFDSACTMGAYHPLLYEKNLVKHLNQGTDEDIYLLGKATLPGFRTIHC